In Gammaproteobacteria bacterium, the genomic stretch ACCTCGGCCTCGGCGAGCGCCAGCTTCGCGACCACATCGCCTGGGACATCGGCGCGGCCGCGGTCGCCTATAGGCTCACCGAGCGGCTCGGCGCGAAGGCCGTGCTCGGCGGCTACTCGCGCCTCGTCGTGGACTTGAACCGCGGGCTCGCGGACGCGAGCGCGTTCGCGTCGCTCAGCGACGGCGTGCTCGTGCCCGGCAATCTCGGTCTCGACGACGCCGCGAAGGAAGCCCGGGCGCGCGAGATCTACTGGCCGTACCACGACGCGATCGACCGCATGCTCGACGAATCGACGTCGGAGGACGAGCGCCCGGTAATGATCGCGGTGCACAGCTTCACGCCGCGCCTCCACGGCATCGAGCGGCCTTGGCACGTCGGTGTGCTCTGGGACAAGGACCCGCGTCTGCCGCTACGCCTGATGGCCGCGTTTCGCGGCGCGTCCGACGTCGTCGTCGGAGACAACG encodes the following:
- a CDS encoding N-formylglutamate amidohydrolase produces the protein MNRSDSTAPLIAADEPPAFATVSSGRPGRPIVLVCDHASNRVPRSLRNLGLGERQLRDHIAWDIGAAAVAYRLTERLGAKAVLGGYSRLVVDLNRGLADASAFASLSDGVLVPGNLGLDDAAKEARAREIYWPYHDAIDRMLDESTSEDERPVMIAVHSFTPRLHGIERPWHVGVLWDKDPRLPLRLMAAFRGASDVVVGDNEPYSGRHPADFTIDHHAEPRGIAHVSLEIRQDLIRDETGQERWADRIAEALDTVLRDPALYRPRPAPHAPGRASGRSEEGGLLGAVESAAARPGGRR